A DNA window from Brassica napus cultivar Da-Ae chromosome A4, Da-Ae, whole genome shotgun sequence contains the following coding sequences:
- the LOC106449804 gene encoding transcription factor NAI1: protein MEDSSFTDLMIDTDEYFVDDWEQDFPVIPGDTTDHQSTKPGSGSESGSGFSLISENRPTKQMKVNSTSSSSPSSSSSSCDSLTAAQVISFGSQDPNMNVVEASFNFSNQANIEPNVRSKRKECGNNGGKREPHLLKEHVLAERKRRQKLNERLIALSALLPGLKKADKASVLEDAIKHLKQLQERVKKLEEERVGTKKMDQSVILVKRSQVYMDDDSSSYSSTCSAAASPLSSSLDEVSILKQTMPMIEARVSDRDLLIRIRCEKNKGCLVKILSSLEKFRLEVVNSFTLPFGNSTLVITILSKMDNKFSRPIEDVVKNIRLALAE from the exons ATGGAAGATTCAAGCTTCACGGATTTGATGATCGACACTGATGAGTATTTCGTTGATGATTGGGAACAAGATTTCCCGGTGATACCCGGAGACACTACTGATCATCAGAGCACAAAACCGGGTTctggatccgaatccggatccgggtTCAGTTTGATTTCCGAGAACAGACCAACAAAGCAAATGAAAGTCAACTcaacttcttcctcttctccatcatcatcttcttcttcttgtgattCTCTCACAGCAGCACAAGTGATCTCGTTCGGTTCTCAAGACCCGAACATGAACGTGGTCGAGGCATCGTTTAACTTCTCTAACCAAGCAAACATTGAACCGAACGTGAGGTCCAAAAGAAAAGAGTGTGGTAATAATGGAGGAAAAAGAGAGCCACATCTACTGAAAGAACATGTTTTGGCTGAACGTAAACGCAGACAAAAGCTCAACGAACGTTTGATTGCTCTCTCTGCTCTTCTTCCTGGCCTCAAAAAG GCTGACAAGGCAAGTGTTCTTGAAGACGCGATCAAACATTTGAAACAACTTCAAGAACGTGTCAAGAAGCTGGAGGAAGAGCGAGTGGGAACCAAGAAAATGGATCAATCGGTTATATTGGTGAAGAGATCTCAAGTGTATATGGACGATGATTCTTCATCTTATTCTTCTACTTGCTCTGCTGCTGCTTCTCCTCTGTCTTCTTCTTTAGACGAAGTTTCTATTCTGAAACAGACCATGCCTATGATCGAAGCACGAGTTTCAGACCGAGATTTGCTGATTCGAATTCGTTGTGAGAAGAACAAAGGGTGTTTGGTTAAGATCTTGAGTTCATTGGAGAAGTTTCGTCTAGAAGTAGTCAATAGTTTTACTTTACCCTTTGGAAACTCAACTCTCGTAATCACCATTCTCTCTAAG ATGGACAACAAATTTTCTCGGCCTATTGAAGATGTTGTGAAGAACATAAGACTTGCGTTAGCGGAATAG
- the LOC106446450 gene encoding dentin sialophosphoprotein-like isoform X1: protein MFRTSPRRGQRSKGFKVKHCIQLTLLLGVGIWLLYLVKHSHEKKALFEESAKAVVGERVVKLGRKDLHPGVVVEEEAESFNEKEDETRNDEVGEDKEKESEGSGNDDSSNSEESSEVEVKDENGGAEESEESKEKNETEVEENKENSGGTKESEESKTEEKKDNDGTEESEESKEKSDKEENIEEVTDESEGKEKKDGEGEEARENNYKGDDASSEVVHDEKTSEKLQVEEDKSGEPEDTVIKSVLSTDNEGSSSDEKNTGNDSSSEIKSEGESMEKNEMGEKEGFNDSNGDLPESNHSPSNATETTESSGNDESESTIKTGEDETGKSTGSEDGTSQERKKEEEDGKEKVESSEVSSQEESKDKETETKEKDESSSQEESKGETGTNEKEESSSQEESKDKETETKEKGESSSQEETKDNETETKEKEESLSQEKNEDKETEKVVKEEESSSQEEAKDKETETKEKEESTSQEKPEDKETEKIEKEESTSNDSQGNESNESEKKTEEDTSESSKENGNTDTEQKQPEDTSETTQAESEKEESNKDGETEEVVTQNDQEQSDASSDNNLPQEVKDVRTDLETLPESGNGGSSDNVAAE, encoded by the coding sequence ATGTTTAGAACCTCGCCACGGAGAGGACAGAGATCAAAGGGGTTCAAGGTGAAGCATTGTATACAGCTGACTCTGTTGCTTGGCGTTGGGATATGGTTGCTTTATCTAGTGAAGCATTCTCATGAGAAGAAGGCTTTGTTTGAAGAGAGTGCAAAGGCTGTTGTTGGAGAGAGAGTTGTGAAGCTTGGGAGGAAAGATCTTCACCCTGGTGTTGTCGTTGAGGAAGAAGCTGAGAGTTTTAATGAGAAAGAGGATgagacaagaaatgatgaggttGGGGAGGATAAGGAGAAGGAGAGTGAAGGAAGTGGGAATGATGATTCTTCGAATAGTGAAGAAAGCAGTGAGGTTGAGGTGAAGGATGAGAATGGAGGTGCAGAAGAAAGCGAGGAGAGTAAAGAGAAGAATGAGACTGAGGTtgaagagaacaaagaaaataGTGGAGGTACCAAAGAAAGCGAGGAGAGTAAGACTGAGGAGAAGAAAGACAATGATGGTACAGAAGAGAGTGAGGAGAGTAAAGAGAAGAGTGATAAAGAGGAGAATATAGAGGAAGTGACTGATGAGAGTGAagggaaggagaagaaggatgGTGAAGGTGAAGAAGCAAGAGAGAATAATTACAAGGGAGATGATGCTTCTAGTGAGGTGGTTCATGATGAGAAGACTAGTGAGAAGTTGCAAGTGGAGGAAGACAAGTCTGGAGAACCGGAAGACACTGTTATTAAGAGTGTTTTGTCGACTGATAATGAGGGAAGCAGCAGTGATGAGAAGAACACTGGTAATGATTCGTCGAGTGAAATAAAATCTGAGGGTGAATCTATGGAGAAGAATGAGATGGGGGAGAAGGAAGGGTTCAATGATTCTAATGGTGACTTGCCTGAGTCTAATCATTCACCATCTAATGCAACAGAGACTACAGAATCTTCTGGGAATGATGAGTCTGAGTCTACCATAAAGACAGGTGAAGATGAGACCGGAAAGTCAACAGGATCTGAAGATGGAACTTCTCAAGaaaggaagaaagaagaagaagatgggaaagAGAAAGTAGAATCTTCTGAAGTCTCGTCTCAAGAAGAAAGTAAAGACAAGGAAACAGAGACAAAGGAGAAAGATGAGTCTTCGTCCCAAGAGGAGTCTAAAGGAGAAACTGGGACaaatgagaaggaagagtcttcatCTCAAGAAGAATCTAAAGACAAAGAAACCGAGACAAAGGAGAAGGGTGAGTCTTCATCTCAAGAGGAAACTAAAGACAATGAAACTGAGacaaaggagaaagaagagTCTTTGTCTCAAGAGAAGAATGAAGACAAGGAAACCGAGAAAGTTGTGAAAGAGGAAGAGTCTTCGTCTCAAGAGGAAGCAAAAGAcaaagaaacagagacaaaggagaaagaagagTCTACTTCCCAAGAGAAACCAGAAGACAAGGAAACAGAGAAAATTGAGAAAGAGGAGTCTACTTCTAATGATTCACAAGGAAATGAAAGTAATGAGAGTGAGAAGAAGACTGAGGAAGACACAAGTGAATCTAGCAAAGAAAATGGCAATACTGATACTGAACAAAAGCAACCAGAGGATACTTCAGAAACTACGCAAGCAGAGTCAGAGAAAGAGGAAAGCAACAAGGATGGTGAGACAGAAGAGGTGGTAACTCAGAACGATCAAGAACAGTCTGACGCTTCTTCAGACAATAATCTTCCTCAAGAAGTGAAAGATGTCCGTACTGATCTTGAAACTCTGCCAGAATCTGGCAATGGAGGAAGCAGTGATAACGTTGCAGCTGAGTAG
- the LOC106446450 gene encoding dentin sialophosphoprotein-like isoform X3, translating into MFRTSPRRGQRSKGFKVKHCIQLTLLLGVGIWLLYLVKHSHEKKALFEESAKAVVGERVVKLGRKDLHPGVVVEEEAESFNEKEDETRNDEVGEDKEKESEGSGNDDSSNSEESSEVEVKDENGGAEESEESKEKNETEVEENKENSGGTKESEESKTEEKKDNDGTEESEESKEKSDKEENIEEVTDESEGKEKKDGEGEEARENNYKGDDASSEVVHDEKTSEKLQVEEDKSGEPEDTVIKSVLSTDNEGSSSDEKNTGNDSSSEIKSEGESMEKNEMGEKEGFNDSNGDLPESNHSPSNATETTESSGNDESESTIKTGEDETGKSTGSEDGTSQERKKEEEDGKEKVESSEVSSQEESKDKETETKEKDESSSQEESKGETGTNEKEESSSQEESKDKETETKEKGESSSQEETKDNETETKEKEESLSQEKNEDKETEKKKTEEDTSESSKENGNTDTEQKQPEDTSETTQAESEKEESNKDGETEEVVTQNDQEQSDASSDNNLPQEVKDVRTDLETLPESGNGGSSDNVAAE; encoded by the exons ATGTTTAGAACCTCGCCACGGAGAGGACAGAGATCAAAGGGGTTCAAGGTGAAGCATTGTATACAGCTGACTCTGTTGCTTGGCGTTGGGATATGGTTGCTTTATCTAGTGAAGCATTCTCATGAGAAGAAGGCTTTGTTTGAAGAGAGTGCAAAGGCTGTTGTTGGAGAGAGAGTTGTGAAGCTTGGGAGGAAAGATCTTCACCCTGGTGTTGTCGTTGAGGAAGAAGCTGAGAGTTTTAATGAGAAAGAGGATgagacaagaaatgatgaggttGGGGAGGATAAGGAGAAGGAGAGTGAAGGAAGTGGGAATGATGATTCTTCGAATAGTGAAGAAAGCAGTGAGGTTGAGGTGAAGGATGAGAATGGAGGTGCAGAAGAAAGCGAGGAGAGTAAAGAGAAGAATGAGACTGAGGTtgaagagaacaaagaaaataGTGGAGGTACCAAAGAAAGCGAGGAGAGTAAGACTGAGGAGAAGAAAGACAATGATGGTACAGAAGAGAGTGAGGAGAGTAAAGAGAAGAGTGATAAAGAGGAGAATATAGAGGAAGTGACTGATGAGAGTGAagggaaggagaagaaggatgGTGAAGGTGAAGAAGCAAGAGAGAATAATTACAAGGGAGATGATGCTTCTAGTGAGGTGGTTCATGATGAGAAGACTAGTGAGAAGTTGCAAGTGGAGGAAGACAAGTCTGGAGAACCGGAAGACACTGTTATTAAGAGTGTTTTGTCGACTGATAATGAGGGAAGCAGCAGTGATGAGAAGAACACTGGTAATGATTCGTCGAGTGAAATAAAATCTGAGGGTGAATCTATGGAGAAGAATGAGATGGGGGAGAAGGAAGGGTTCAATGATTCTAATGGTGACTTGCCTGAGTCTAATCATTCACCATCTAATGCAACAGAGACTACAGAATCTTCTGGGAATGATGAGTCTGAGTCTACCATAAAGACAGGTGAAGATGAGACCGGAAAGTCAACAGGATCTGAAGATGGAACTTCTCAAGaaaggaagaaagaagaagaagatgggaaagAGAAAGTAGAATCTTCTGAAGTCTCGTCTCAAGAAGAAAGTAAAGACAAGGAAACAGAGACAAAGGAGAAAGATGAGTCTTCGTCCCAAGAGGAGTCTAAAGGAGAAACTGGGACaaatgagaaggaagagtcttcatCTCAAGAAGAATCTAAAGACAAAGAAACCGAGACAAAGGAGAAGGGTGAGTCTTCATCTCAAGAGGAAACTAAAGACAATGAAACTGAGacaaaggagaaagaagagTCTTTGTCTCAAGAGAAGAATGAAGACAAGGAAACCGAGAAA AAGAAGACTGAGGAAGACACAAGTGAATCTAGCAAAGAAAATGGCAATACTGATACTGAACAAAAGCAACCAGAGGATACTTCAGAAACTACGCAAGCAGAGTCAGAGAAAGAGGAAAGCAACAAGGATGGTGAGACAGAAGAGGTGGTAACTCAGAACGATCAAGAACAGTCTGACGCTTCTTCAGACAATAATCTTCCTCAAGAAGTGAAAGATGTCCGTACTGATCTTGAAACTCTGCCAGAATCTGGCAATGGAGGAAGCAGTGATAACGTTGCAGCTGAGTAG
- the LOC106392238 gene encoding uncharacterized protein LOC106392238, whose protein sequence is MNHRLPGIISPLDHIITDPIRSSVKPPLPVYCKTTINHLKSLTGLDVAPGLTNQEISAVESSLGFPFPIDLRSILQTGLPVGTHFPNWRSGSTRNNLLLIVNLPLLHISKLVVRNGFWVDSWGTRPGSDAEALSLVKKLMEFAPVLVPVYENFYVPSTTPNLAGNPVFQIDGDGVRVLNCDVAGFLQGFNRPDDHRGSGALRRRRRVEFWTDVAERGRVARGPTCGWWSALSCDERLRACLDDAYWKLREAGWKEDEVREMMMMMDGLDMDTCTQAFSSTVHETVKRDVACAFGADGDTCREDENHREGGEVTTLRHLLNTHDP, encoded by the coding sequence ATGAATCATCGTCTTCCCGGAATAATCAGCCCACTTGATCACATCATCACTGATCCTATTCGATCCTCCGTCAAGCCTCCGTTACCGGTTTACTGCAAAACCACAATTAACCATTTAAAATCTCTGACCGGTCTCGATGTTGCACCTGGCCTCACCAATCAAGAGATCTCAGCCGTTGAATCTTCACTTGGTTTCCCCTTCCCCATTGACCTCCGTTCGATTCTTCAGACGGGTCTTCCCGTGGGTACCCATTTCCCCAATTGGCGATCCGGGTCGACCCGGAATAATCTCCTCCTTATCGTCAACCTCCCCCTTCTTCATATATCCAAACTCGTCGTCAGAAACGGATTCTGGGTTGATTCTTGGGGGACCCGACCCGGATCCGACGCGGAGGCTTTATCGCTGGTTAAGAAATTGATGGAGTTTGCTCCGGTTCTCGTCCCGGTTTACGAAAACTTCTACGTCCCTTCGACGACGCCGAATTTGGCGGGAAATCCTGTGTTTCAAATAGACGGCGACGGAGTTAGGGTTCTGAATTGCGACGTCGCTGGGTTTCTCCAAGGATTCAATCGACCAGACGATCATCGGGGGTCCGGTGCATTACGACGACGGCGAAGAGTGGAGTTTTGGACTGACGTGGCGGAGAGAGGGAGGGTGGCGCGTGGTCCAACGTGCGGATGGTGGAGCGCGTTGAGTTGTGATGAGAGGTTAAGGGCGTGTCTGGACGACGCGTATTGGAAGCTGAGagaagcagggtggaaggaggACGAGGTTCgcgagatgatgatgatgatggacgGATTAGATATGGACACGTGTACGCAAGCGTTTTCTTCGACGGTGCATGAAACGGTCAAGCGTGACGTGGCGTGCGCGTTTGGTGCAGATGGAGACACGTGTAGGGAGGATGAAAATCATCGGGAAGGCGGAGAGGTAACGACGTTGAGGCACCTGCTTAATACTCACGATCCGTGA
- the LOC106416037 gene encoding uncharacterized protein LOC106416037 isoform X2 — MLCCHIAQWILLWLWELLFQQDFLSFFLAQRFAIGKALWFKVRDWSLRVRDVQCMDELIFLVLEVDCRTVSPRLLTDFGFPCSKGGPQTIQNLTKQFHPSLTEEEKIKKKEGKCLKFFFLEKRFNTQPIKTRETTWSFNGSHELECSHL; from the exons ATGCTATGCTGCCACAT AGCACAATGGATACTCCTTTGGCTATGGGAGCTTTTGTTTCAGCAAGATTTCTTAAGTTTCTTCTTAGCACAACGGTTCGCAATAG GAAAAGCTTTGTGGTTCAAAGTAAGAGACTGGTCTTTGCGGGTTAGGGACGTCCAGTGCATGGATGAGCTGATTTTCTTAGTCCTGGAAGTGGACTGCAGAACAGTGTCTCCACGTCTCCTTACG GACTTTGGTTTCCCTTGCTCCAAAGGTGGTCCACAGACCATCCAAAACCTAACAAAACAATTCCATCCAAGCTTAACCGAAGAG gagaagattaaaaaaaaagaaggaaaatgcCTCAAATTTTTCTTCCTTGAAAAAAGGTTCAACACCCAACCAATCAAGACCCGAGAAACAACATGGTCCTTTAATGGCAGCCATGAACTCGAGTGTTCTCACCTGTAG
- the LOC106446447 gene encoding malate dehydrogenase 1, peroxisomal-like → MDANQRIARISAHLNPPNLDQIGSGSGLEGVGCRAKGGSPGFKVAILGAAGGIGQPLAMLMKMNPLVSLLHLYDVANAPGVTADISHMDTSAIVRGFLGQSQLEEALTGMDLVIIPAGVPRKPGMTRDDLFKINAGIVRTLSEAIAKCCPKAIVNIISNPVNSTVPIAAEVFKKAGTFDPKKLMGVTMLDVVRANTFVAEVMSLDPREVDVPVVGGHAGVTILPLLSQVKPPCSFTQNEIEYLTDRIQNGGTEVVEAKAGAGSATLSMAYAAVKFADACLKGLRGDANIVECAFVASHVTELPFFASKVRLGRCGVDEVYGLGPLNEYERMGLEKAKKELEGSIAKGVTFVKK, encoded by the exons ATGGATGCAAACCAGCGTATCGCGAGAATCTCTGCTCATCTCAACCCTCCCAATCTCGATCAG aTTGGTTCCGGGTCGGGTCTTGAAGGGGTGGGTTGCCGGGCGAAAGGCGGGTCTCCAGGATTCAAAGTGGCGATACTGGGAGCAGCGGGAGGGATAGGGCAGCCTCTGGCGATGTTAATGAAGATGAATCCGTTGGTGTCGCTTCTTCATCTCTACGACGTTGCTAATGCTCCTGGTGTCACCGCCGATATTAGTCACATGGACACTAGTGCCATC GTTCGTGGATTTCTCGGTCAGTCGCAATTAGAGGAAGCACTTACGGGTATGGATCTAGTGATCATACCAGCTGGTGTTCCGAGGAAGCCAGGGATGACGAGGGATGATCTTTTCAAAATCAACGCTGGCATTGTGAGGACACTCTCTGAAGCTATAGCCAAGTGCTGTCCCAAAGCGATTGTGAATATCATCAGTAATCCTGTGAACTCTACCGTGCCAATCGCAGCTGAGGTTTTCAAGAAAGCTGGCACTTTTGATCCAAAGAAACTCATGGGAGTCACCATGCTTGATGTTGTTAGAGCTAATACTTTTGTG GCGGAAGTAATGAGTCTTGATCCTCGAGAAGTTGATGTTCCAGTCGTTGGAGGACACGCAGGAGTTACAATCTTGCCTCTGCTTTCTCAG GTGAAACCTCCTTGCTCTTTCACTCAAAATGAGATTGAATATCTCACAGACCGTATCCAAAATGGTGGCACTGAAGTTGTCGAG GCAAAAGCTGGTGCAGGTTCTGCAACACTATCCATG GCTTACGCAGCAGTGAAGTTTGCAGATGCTTGCCTCAAGGGTCTACGTGGCGATGCAAACATCGTCGAGTGTGCATTTGTGGCATCTCAT GTGACTGAGCTTCCCTTCTTCGCATCAAAGGTGCGTCTAGGAAGATGTGGGGTCGATGAAGTGTACGGTCTCGGACCATTGAATGAATACGAGag GATGGGACTGGAGAAGGCAAAGAAAGAGCTTGAAGGGAGTATTGCGAAAGGTGTTACCTTTGTGAAGAAGTAA
- the LOC106416037 gene encoding uncharacterized protein LOC106416037 isoform X1 has product MHAMLPHVFSKSKAQWILLWLWELLFQQDFLSFFLAQRFAIGKALWFKVRDWSLRVRDVQCMDELIFLVLEVDCRTVSPRLLTDFGFPCSKGGPQTIQNLTKQFHPSLTEEEKIKKKEGKCLKFFFLEKRFNTQPIKTRETTWSFNGSHELECSHL; this is encoded by the exons ATGCATGCTATGCTGCCACATGTATTTTCCAAGTCAAA AGCACAATGGATACTCCTTTGGCTATGGGAGCTTTTGTTTCAGCAAGATTTCTTAAGTTTCTTCTTAGCACAACGGTTCGCAATAG GAAAAGCTTTGTGGTTCAAAGTAAGAGACTGGTCTTTGCGGGTTAGGGACGTCCAGTGCATGGATGAGCTGATTTTCTTAGTCCTGGAAGTGGACTGCAGAACAGTGTCTCCACGTCTCCTTACG GACTTTGGTTTCCCTTGCTCCAAAGGTGGTCCACAGACCATCCAAAACCTAACAAAACAATTCCATCCAAGCTTAACCGAAGAG gagaagattaaaaaaaaagaaggaaaatgcCTCAAATTTTTCTTCCTTGAAAAAAGGTTCAACACCCAACCAATCAAGACCCGAGAAACAACATGGTCCTTTAATGGCAGCCATGAACTCGAGTGTTCTCACCTGTAG
- the LOC106446450 gene encoding spore wall protein 2-like isoform X2: MFRTSPRRGQRSKGFKVKHCIQLTLLLGVGIWLLYLVKHSHEKKALFEESAKAVVGERVVKLGRKDLHPGVVVEEEAESFNEKEDETRNDEVGEDKEKESEGSGNDDSSNSEESSEVEVKDENGGAEESEESKTEEKKDNDGTEESEESKEKSDKEENIEEVTDESEGKEKKDGEGEEARENNYKGDDASSEVVHDEKTSEKLQVEEDKSGEPEDTVIKSVLSTDNEGSSSDEKNTGNDSSSEIKSEGESMEKNEMGEKEGFNDSNGDLPESNHSPSNATETTESSGNDESESTIKTGEDETGKSTGSEDGTSQERKKEEEDGKEKVESSEVSSQEESKDKETETKEKDESSSQEESKGETGTNEKEESSSQEESKDKETETKEKGESSSQEETKDNETETKEKEESLSQEKNEDKETEKVVKEEESSSQEEAKDKETETKEKEESTSQEKPEDKETEKIEKEESTSNDSQGNESNESEKKTEEDTSESSKENGNTDTEQKQPEDTSETTQAESEKEESNKDGETEEVVTQNDQEQSDASSDNNLPQEVKDVRTDLETLPESGNGGSSDNVAAE; the protein is encoded by the exons ATGTTTAGAACCTCGCCACGGAGAGGACAGAGATCAAAGGGGTTCAAGGTGAAGCATTGTATACAGCTGACTCTGTTGCTTGGCGTTGGGATATGGTTGCTTTATCTAGTGAAGCATTCTCATGAGAAGAAGGCTTTGTTTGAAGAGAGTGCAAAGGCTGTTGTTGGAGAGAGAGTTGTGAAGCTTGGGAGGAAAGATCTTCACCCTGGTGTTGTCGTTGAGGAAGAAGCTGAGAGTTTTAATGAGAAAGAGGATgagacaagaaatgatgaggttGGGGAGGATAAGGAGAAGGAGAGTGAAGGAAGTGGGAATGATGATTCTTCGAATAGTGAAGAAAGCAGTGAGGTTGAGGTGAAGGATGAGAATGGAGGTGCAGAAGAAAGCGAG GAGAGTAAGACTGAGGAGAAGAAAGACAATGATGGTACAGAAGAGAGTGAGGAGAGTAAAGAGAAGAGTGATAAAGAGGAGAATATAGAGGAAGTGACTGATGAGAGTGAagggaaggagaagaaggatgGTGAAGGTGAAGAAGCAAGAGAGAATAATTACAAGGGAGATGATGCTTCTAGTGAGGTGGTTCATGATGAGAAGACTAGTGAGAAGTTGCAAGTGGAGGAAGACAAGTCTGGAGAACCGGAAGACACTGTTATTAAGAGTGTTTTGTCGACTGATAATGAGGGAAGCAGCAGTGATGAGAAGAACACTGGTAATGATTCGTCGAGTGAAATAAAATCTGAGGGTGAATCTATGGAGAAGAATGAGATGGGGGAGAAGGAAGGGTTCAATGATTCTAATGGTGACTTGCCTGAGTCTAATCATTCACCATCTAATGCAACAGAGACTACAGAATCTTCTGGGAATGATGAGTCTGAGTCTACCATAAAGACAGGTGAAGATGAGACCGGAAAGTCAACAGGATCTGAAGATGGAACTTCTCAAGaaaggaagaaagaagaagaagatgggaaagAGAAAGTAGAATCTTCTGAAGTCTCGTCTCAAGAAGAAAGTAAAGACAAGGAAACAGAGACAAAGGAGAAAGATGAGTCTTCGTCCCAAGAGGAGTCTAAAGGAGAAACTGGGACaaatgagaaggaagagtcttcatCTCAAGAAGAATCTAAAGACAAAGAAACCGAGACAAAGGAGAAGGGTGAGTCTTCATCTCAAGAGGAAACTAAAGACAATGAAACTGAGacaaaggagaaagaagagTCTTTGTCTCAAGAGAAGAATGAAGACAAGGAAACCGAGAAAGTTGTGAAAGAGGAAGAGTCTTCGTCTCAAGAGGAAGCAAAAGAcaaagaaacagagacaaaggagaaagaagagTCTACTTCCCAAGAGAAACCAGAAGACAAGGAAACAGAGAAAATTGAGAAAGAGGAGTCTACTTCTAATGATTCACAAGGAAATGAAAGTAATGAGAGTGAGAAGAAGACTGAGGAAGACACAAGTGAATCTAGCAAAGAAAATGGCAATACTGATACTGAACAAAAGCAACCAGAGGATACTTCAGAAACTACGCAAGCAGAGTCAGAGAAAGAGGAAAGCAACAAGGATGGTGAGACAGAAGAGGTGGTAACTCAGAACGATCAAGAACAGTCTGACGCTTCTTCAGACAATAATCTTCCTCAAGAAGTGAAAGATGTCCGTACTGATCTTGAAACTCTGCCAGAATCTGGCAATGGAGGAAGCAGTGATAACGTTGCAGCTGAGTAG